The window TCTTCAGCAGATGGCCAGGGTTGTTGTGACAGGAGGGGAGATGACACAGGGACAGAGGGAATATATGGACTCCTTGCTTCCTATAGAGCAGTATCAGGAACTCTATAACCCTCATCTTATTGATCCAATTAAATGGGCGGCAGATTTTGACAATGAGTTTTTGGAGAGCCATAAGGCAGAATTTTTTGAAACCTGGCTTCAAATGCTTGCCCCCAATTTTAAGGCTTATGTGGAGGCTTATTTGATGGAAACATTGAGTTTTTGGCGGATAGGCGAAGAGATTCCTTATGAGATGGCCAAGACAGATATCACAGAAAATACTTGGGGAATCTATTCCTACATGCCAGTAGAAAATATGACGGGATACCAGATTCTGGAGGAGATTAACCAGAAATATGATTTTATTCCCACAGCCTTACCAATCTGGGGTGTATTTATCTGTGGAGTATTCTGCCTGATGGGGGAGAAGAAGAGATATATCATCCCACTTGTTCCTTTTGCCGGGACATGGCTTACAATGATGGTGGCAACACCTACGGCGTTTGGACTGAGATATGTGTTTATCTATGCTATAGGGCTGCCCTTAATTGTGATTTATATGTGGCTTGCAGGCAGGAAGAAATTCCTTCCCAAAACTTGCATTCCAGAGGATATCTGTTAAAATAGAAACGTAACTTTATCCTAGCGTGTGCGAGAGGAAAGGGACGGTATAATTTAAGGAGGGAGATATGCATAAGCTAAAAAGAGTATCTGCCGTATTGCTGGCTCTGCTGCTGATGTGCAGTGCGGCGGGATGCGAGAAGAAAACAGATGAACCAAAGAAGGAGAAACAAGAAGTAAAGACAGAAGAAAAAACTTCTGAGGCAGAGCCTGAGGAAGAGATGCCAGAGAACCAGAACCTTCTGACAGGACTTCCAGATCTGACAGAGGGTGCGGTGGGGAAACGGCCTGTGGCTGTCATGGTCAACAATGTGCAGGATGCACTGCCTCAGTATGGGGTGGCCAAGGCAGATATTATATATGAGATTCCTGTGGAGGGAGATGTCACCCGGTTTATGGCTATATATGCCGACTATACGGCTGTCCCGAAGATATGTGCAGTCAGGAGCTGCCGTTATTACTTTCCGGCTTTTTCACAGGGGTATGATGCTTTTTATGTAAACTGGGGGATTGATGAGAGTATGGATCATTATCTGGCGGCTTTGAATATGGATCAGTATGACGGTATCAATAACGCTGGGGGACTGTTCGGCAGAGATCAGGACAGGCTCAATGCAGGCTACTCATTGGAACATACAGGATATTTTGACGGCCCGCGGTTTGCCCAGGTAGTGCAGGCAGACGGCAGGAGGACAGATCTGGCCGATGACAAGAGAGGGACTGCATTCCAGTTTAATGGATTGGAAGAGCAGATTAAGCCGGAGGGCGAGGACTGCCGCACAGTAAATATTAACTTTGGAGCGGCTGTGGCAGGTTTTACATATGATGAGGCTACAAAGACCTATTTGAAGCAGTTTAATGGAAGTCCTCAGGTGGATGGGAGCACAAATACACAGCTTGGGTTCACAAATATATTTGTGTTGGAAACAACGATCTCTGTCCGCGATGAGGTAGGGCACAAGGAATTGGACTGGGATGGCGGGGAAGATGCCACAGGTTACTATGTTTCTAATGGAGGAGTACAGAAAATAACCTGGAGTAAGGATCCTGATAATGAGAATTCCTACCTGCGTTTTTATGGTTCCGACGGAAACGAGATTAAGGTCAACAGGGGGAAGAGTTATATTGCTGTCAATTACCCCGGGCAGAGCGAGTTTAAATAATAGGATATGTTTGATGATTTGCTGTATTAGTCCGGTAGTCCTGGTTCGCCATGTGCTTCATCCAAATCTGCCTGATCTGGTATTTATGTTTTGCAGATTTGGAAGAAATGCACCACGCTGATTGGGACTGTCGGCTAGAAGCAGAAGGTATCAAACACAGCGTGGTTCTGACCGTTTCCCAGCTGAACTAATTCGCAGATTATACTCATTGAACTACTAACGTTCAATGGGGTATCCTTATTGAACTACTAACGTTCAATAAGATATACTTCAAGAAATGATGGAGAAGGAGGATATGCCCAGGTCGGCATATACACAATAATGCTTTTTAATTCCTACGATTTTATGTTATTTTTTCCGATTGTTATTGCAGTCTATTTTATAATTCCCAAAAAAGTACGTTATATATGGTTATTAATTACCAGCTACTATTTTTATATGGGATGGAATCCCCAGTATGCAATTTTGATAGCTATTTCCACAGTGATTACTTATTTCAGTGGAGTCCTTATAGACAGATACAATCAGAGGGCAGTCCGCTCCATACCTGGGGGGGGTATAAAAAATGGGTGGTTGCCGGGAGTTTTGTCACAAATATTGGTATTTTAATATTCTTTAAATATTTTGATTTTCTATTAGGGAACTTCAATTCTATATTGTCGGCAGTTGGGATTACTGCAGTGGAGAAACCTTTTGATGTGATCCTTCCTGTTGGGATTTCTTTTTATACATTTCAGGCTTTAAGCTATACTATGGATGTTTACCGGGGAGATATAAAAGCAGAAAAAAATATACTGCGGTATGCACTCTTTGTTTCTTTTTTCCCACAGTTGGTGGCAGGGCCTATTGAGCGGTCTAAAAATCTATTAATACAGGTCAATGAAGTTGAAAAAATTAATGTCTGGGAATACAGCAGAATTGCCGAAGGCGGCATTTTGATGCTCTGGGGGATGTTCCAGAAGATGGTTATAGCGGACAGAGTGGCGATTGTTGTAGATCAGGTATATGATTCCTACTGGATGTATGGATCCATAGAGCTGATTTTGGCGACAGTTCTTTTTGCTGTGCAGATTTACTGTGATTTTGCCAGCTATTCACTGATTGCCATTGGAGCGGCTAAGGTCATGGGTTTTAGCTTGATGGAGAACTTTAATACACCTTATTTTGCACGGTCTGTACAGGAATTCTGGAAGAGGTGGCACATTTCATTGAGCACATGGTTCAGGGATTATCTCTATATACCACTGGGCGGGAACCGCTGTTCAAAGGCTAAAAAATATAGGAATGTTATGATTACCTTTTTAGTCAGCGGCCTGTGGCATGGAGCCAGCTGGAGCTTCATCACTTGGGGAGGTCTGCACGGATTTTACCAGATAGTTGGCGCGGTGCTAAAACCGTGGAAGGAAAAAATGATCGACAGGTTCCAGATTAAATCAAAAAGTTTTAGCTATAAATTGGGGCAGGTATTGGTTACATTCATCCTTGTTGATTTTGCATGGATCTTTTTTAGGATGAATTCTCTGAAATACTCCCTGGAATTTATCCACAGGA of the Luxibacter massiliensis genome contains:
- a CDS encoding DUF3048 domain-containing protein, with the translated sequence MHKLKRVSAVLLALLLMCSAAGCEKKTDEPKKEKQEVKTEEKTSEAEPEEEMPENQNLLTGLPDLTEGAVGKRPVAVMVNNVQDALPQYGVAKADIIYEIPVEGDVTRFMAIYADYTAVPKICAVRSCRYYFPAFSQGYDAFYVNWGIDESMDHYLAALNMDQYDGINNAGGLFGRDQDRLNAGYSLEHTGYFDGPRFAQVVQADGRRTDLADDKRGTAFQFNGLEEQIKPEGEDCRTVNINFGAAVAGFTYDEATKTYLKQFNGSPQVDGSTNTQLGFTNIFVLETTISVRDEVGHKELDWDGGEDATGYYVSNGGVQKITWSKDPDNENSYLRFYGSDGNEIKVNRGKSYIAVNYPGQSEFK
- a CDS encoding MBOAT family O-acyltransferase, which produces MVAGSFVTNIGILIFFKYFDFLLGNFNSILSAVGITAVEKPFDVILPVGISFYTFQALSYTMDVYRGDIKAEKNILRYALFVSFFPQLVAGPIERSKNLLIQVNEVEKINVWEYSRIAEGGILMLWGMFQKMVIADRVAIVVDQVYDSYWMYGSIELILATVLFAVQIYCDFASYSLIAIGAAKVMGFSLMENFNTPYFARSVQEFWKRWHISLSTWFRDYLYIPLGGNRCSKAKKYRNVMITFLVSGLWHGASWSFITWGGLHGFYQIVGAVLKPWKEKMIDRFQIKSKSFSYKLGQVLVTFILVDFAWIFFRMNSLKYSLEFIHRIFSKWNPWVLFDQSLYNLGLNQSEVHILFFSIIILFLIDLIRYKKSITLDIFLREQCLWFRWGAIFILLFYIIIFGIYGPAFEAKQFIYFQF